The following proteins are encoded in a genomic region of Methyloterricola oryzae:
- a CDS encoding integrase core domain-containing protein: FRKKLYLSVDELQADLDAWIEHYNQERTHQGKMCCGRTPPQTLHAGKEVWNQKVGQLNLI; encoded by the coding sequence TTCCGCAAGAAGCTTTATCTCTCCGTGGACGAACTGCAGGCCGACCTGGATGCCTGGATCGAGCACTATAACCAGGAGCGAACCCATCAGGGTAAGATGTGTTGCGGTCGCACTCCCCCACAAACGCTTCACGCTGGAAAGGAGGTGTGGAACCAGAAAGTCGGTCAGTTGAATCTGATCTGA
- a CDS encoding AcvB/VirJ family lysyl-phosphatidylglycerol hydrolase — protein sequence MDYRSLCHQRMLFCALPLVVAMWVGTLSPAYGVFKLSQRPFDDITVEPPSGPSKGVLLVLRAKGELDHTFYEPARLSSLGFTVVWVDLAALGESAHPVSLQPKVIADALAKVAQALTAQDTRLAGKVPILLGAGDAALWVYEVLLASPPAQFHAGISINFCPPPDQISDGSIPAGGTGQGRQTSANWFVFQSHPPCDAKFAARFIDQTANARHVDVPDDTEALTTQLQALLNWLDPKIPDQLLSKATANDLPLTEMRSDHPVKSRFAVMLSGDGGWAAFDRGVSAELVRRGIDTVGWNSLNYFWKPKSPEQTARDLERVIQRYARDWQKTEVVLIGYSFGADVLPFVVDRLPLAVRARLRLIVLIGLSSNAAFEFHLSEWLGNPVVSDRWLTVPEIGRMTQRDQVICIYGSDETDSACPSAAKLGVTAARLKGDHHFGDNYQTIVDLIMENLK from the coding sequence ATGGATTACCGCTCGCTCTGCCATCAGCGAATGCTCTTTTGCGCTTTACCCCTTGTGGTTGCGATGTGGGTGGGCACCTTATCGCCAGCCTACGGCGTATTCAAACTTTCGCAAAGGCCGTTCGATGACATCACGGTGGAGCCCCCGTCTGGTCCATCGAAAGGCGTGCTGCTGGTCTTGCGTGCGAAAGGAGAACTCGACCATACATTCTATGAGCCAGCAAGGTTATCGAGTCTTGGCTTCACTGTCGTATGGGTAGATCTTGCTGCGTTAGGCGAGTCTGCGCATCCGGTTAGTCTGCAGCCGAAGGTCATCGCCGATGCGTTAGCCAAAGTCGCGCAAGCCCTGACCGCACAAGACACAAGGCTTGCAGGCAAAGTCCCGATCCTGCTGGGAGCCGGTGATGCGGCACTGTGGGTTTACGAAGTTCTCCTCGCGTCGCCTCCCGCGCAATTTCACGCCGGTATCAGCATCAACTTTTGCCCACCGCCAGATCAGATTTCGGATGGATCGATTCCAGCCGGTGGTACCGGCCAAGGCCGTCAGACTTCCGCTAACTGGTTCGTGTTTCAGTCCCATCCGCCGTGTGACGCCAAGTTCGCTGCACGTTTTATCGACCAAACCGCTAACGCACGGCACGTGGATGTGCCAGATGATACCGAAGCCCTCACCACGCAACTTCAAGCCCTGTTGAACTGGCTGGATCCAAAAATCCCGGACCAACTTCTATCGAAAGCCACTGCAAACGACTTGCCATTGACGGAAATGCGCAGCGACCATCCCGTCAAGTCGCGATTCGCCGTCATGCTGTCCGGTGACGGCGGCTGGGCCGCTTTCGATCGCGGTGTGTCTGCGGAATTGGTCCGCCGCGGAATTGATACTGTCGGCTGGAATTCCCTGAATTACTTTTGGAAGCCCAAATCTCCCGAGCAGACGGCGCGAGACTTGGAGCGGGTTATCCAACGTTACGCACGAGATTGGCAGAAGACCGAAGTCGTGTTGATCGGCTATTCCTTTGGCGCCGATGTTCTGCCCTTTGTTGTAGACCGCCTGCCGCTGGCGGTTCGTGCACGCTTGCGCCTGATCGTGTTGATCGGTCTGAGCTCCAATGCGGCGTTCGAATTTCACCTTAGCGAATGGCTCGGTAACCCAGTGGTGTCCGACAGATGGCTCACGGTGCCGGAAATCGGCCGTATGACCCAGCGCGACCAAGTGATCTGCATCTACGGATCGGATGAAACGGATAGTGCCTGCCCAAGCGCGGCAAAACTGGGCGTGACAGCCGCGCGGCTCAAAGGCGATCACCACTTCGGCGACAATTACCAAACCATCGTCGATCTGATCATGGAAAACCTGAAGTGA
- the mprF gene encoding bifunctional lysylphosphatidylglycerol flippase/synthetase MprF: MSPASRHCCQVALSRAKHLLGPITGSVLFFASLWTLHHLLVDYRYAEVSAELRALSQRQVINALLLTALSYLTMSFYDVLAIRYIGNPLPWTKVGFASAVSYAFSNTVGISILTSTSVRYRLYTSWGLSTLDIGKVIAFCTLTFWLGLLTTAGSVLLVKGHPLTQELNLPRGQWLGAALITLPLLYLQICARSRRELYWGGQSFALPGFRIAATQIALGALDWILAGSVLFTLMPEQLDTGLLQFLGIYLIAQIVSLISHVPGGLGVFESLILLMMPKALSSASLLGAILAYRLTYYFIPLAIAASALASYEFLRRNRRLAGAIKQVGPWISELVPQIFAVWAILSGAVMLFSGATPSILERMEWLSDLLPLPLLEISHFFGSLVGVSLLLLARGLQRRLDGAWFATVTLLSAGIVFSMLKGADYEEALILMILLAALLPARSQFYRRSSLFEERFSSGWVLSIVVLLACSTWLGLFSYKHVDYAHELWWQFSFGAAGDAPRFMRAQVGVLVLSLSFAISRLLRPLPFEPSPPQVEDLAKASNIVATRPETYPNLALLGDKNLLFSSNDDGFLMYGVEGRSWVAMGDPVGPLAVQRELAWRFREISELYDGWTVFYQVRPENLSLYVDLGLSLLKIGEEARVDLLEFNLEGKSKKNLRNVQHKLERDGYRFEIIPEAAVPQWLPDMKVVSDAWLADRGSREKRFSLGFFDDAYLLRNPVAVIFKGSQVVAFANLWLSAGLREASVDLMRYVPGLDNGIMDFLFVNLMAWAKREGFCGFNLGMAPLSGLPDHALASTWNRFGSAVFGRGERFYNFRGVRQYKEKFAPQWEARYLAVPRAHQLPRILLNLATLIAGSVRGIVRK, encoded by the coding sequence GTGAGCCCAGCCTCCAGGCACTGTTGCCAGGTCGCACTTTCTCGGGCGAAGCACCTGTTGGGCCCGATCACTGGCTCCGTGCTGTTCTTCGCGTCCCTGTGGACGCTCCACCATTTGCTAGTTGACTATCGCTACGCGGAAGTCAGCGCCGAACTGCGTGCACTGAGCCAGCGGCAAGTGATCAATGCCCTGCTCCTTACGGCTCTAAGCTATCTGACGATGAGCTTTTACGACGTCCTGGCTATTCGTTACATCGGCAACCCCCTACCCTGGACAAAAGTCGGATTCGCTTCGGCCGTCAGTTACGCTTTCAGCAACACGGTCGGCATTTCCATACTTACATCCACTTCCGTGCGCTACCGGCTGTATACCAGTTGGGGACTTTCGACACTGGATATCGGGAAGGTCATCGCATTCTGCACCCTTACTTTCTGGCTTGGGCTGCTGACCACGGCAGGCAGCGTTTTGCTGGTCAAAGGCCATCCGCTTACTCAAGAGTTGAATCTGCCCCGGGGGCAATGGCTCGGCGCTGCCCTGATTACGCTGCCGCTCCTTTACCTGCAGATCTGTGCCCGCTCGAGGAGGGAGTTGTATTGGGGCGGACAGTCGTTTGCCCTGCCGGGATTTCGAATCGCGGCAACACAAATCGCCTTGGGTGCCCTGGATTGGATCCTGGCGGGGAGCGTACTTTTCACCCTCATGCCGGAACAGTTGGACACCGGGCTCCTGCAATTCCTGGGAATCTATCTGATCGCGCAGATTGTCAGCCTGATCAGTCATGTTCCAGGTGGCTTGGGCGTATTCGAGTCGCTGATTCTGCTGATGATGCCTAAGGCCCTTTCTAGCGCCAGCCTCTTGGGAGCGATCCTGGCCTATCGACTTACCTACTATTTTATACCATTGGCCATCGCCGCCAGCGCTCTGGCAAGCTACGAATTCCTGCGTAGAAATCGCCGGCTTGCCGGTGCCATCAAGCAGGTGGGGCCGTGGATCTCCGAACTGGTCCCACAAATCTTCGCGGTCTGGGCAATACTCAGCGGCGCCGTTATGCTGTTTTCTGGGGCCACTCCATCGATTCTTGAGCGGATGGAATGGCTTTCGGACTTGCTTCCTCTGCCGCTGCTCGAAATATCGCACTTCTTCGGCAGTCTCGTCGGGGTCAGCCTTCTGCTTCTGGCGCGTGGCCTGCAACGTCGCCTTGATGGCGCCTGGTTTGCGACCGTGACTCTGCTGAGCGCCGGCATCGTATTCTCCATGCTCAAGGGTGCCGACTACGAAGAGGCGCTAATCTTGATGATCCTCTTAGCCGCACTGCTCCCGGCGCGCAGTCAATTTTACCGGCGATCTTCCTTGTTCGAGGAAAGATTCAGCTCGGGCTGGGTTCTCTCGATCGTCGTGCTCCTGGCCTGTAGCACATGGCTCGGGCTCTTTTCCTACAAGCATGTGGATTACGCTCATGAGCTTTGGTGGCAATTCAGCTTTGGCGCAGCCGGTGACGCCCCGCGTTTCATGCGTGCGCAGGTGGGCGTTTTAGTGCTGAGCTTGAGCTTTGCAATTTCACGGCTGTTGCGCCCATTGCCATTTGAACCATCGCCACCTCAAGTAGAAGACCTCGCCAAGGCAAGCAACATCGTCGCGACTCGCCCGGAAACCTATCCCAATCTGGCATTACTTGGGGATAAAAACTTGCTTTTCAGCTCCAATGATGACGGCTTTCTCATGTACGGCGTTGAAGGGCGAAGCTGGGTTGCCATGGGCGATCCCGTCGGACCTTTGGCGGTTCAAAGGGAGTTGGCTTGGCGCTTCCGGGAGATCAGCGAACTGTACGATGGCTGGACAGTGTTTTATCAGGTTCGGCCCGAAAATCTGTCCTTGTATGTCGACTTGGGACTCAGTCTTCTGAAAATCGGTGAGGAAGCCAGGGTTGACCTTTTGGAGTTCAATCTTGAAGGCAAGTCGAAAAAGAACCTGCGCAATGTTCAGCATAAACTCGAGCGCGATGGCTACCGGTTCGAGATTATCCCGGAAGCGGCAGTGCCTCAATGGCTGCCGGATATGAAAGTCGTATCGGACGCCTGGCTTGCGGATCGCGGCTCTCGCGAGAAGCGATTTTCCCTCGGTTTTTTCGACGACGCTTATCTGCTCCGCAATCCGGTCGCGGTAATCTTCAAAGGCTCGCAGGTCGTCGCGTTCGCCAATCTCTGGCTGAGTGCCGGACTTCGCGAGGCCTCGGTGGATCTGATGCGCTATGTGCCCGGCCTAGACAATGGCATCATGGATTTTCTCTTCGTCAATCTGATGGCTTGGGCAAAGCGCGAGGGCTTCTGCGGGTTCAATCTGGGGATGGCCCCCCTCTCAGGGCTGCCGGATCACGCGCTTGCCAGCACCTGGAACCGCTTCGGGAGTGCCGTATTTGGCCGCGGCGAGCGTTTTTATAATTTTCGGGGCGTTCGGCAATACAAGGAAAAGTTCGCTCCCCAGTGGGAGGCACGTTATCTGGCTGTGCCTCGGGCGCATCAACTACCCAGGATCTTGCTGAATTTGGCGACCCTGATTGCTGGTAGCGTGCGGGGTATCGTGCGGAAATGA